Proteins from a single region of Cydia splendana chromosome 9, ilCydSple1.2, whole genome shotgun sequence:
- the LOC134793998 gene encoding uncharacterized protein LOC134793998 has protein sequence MGLYSCCLLVLTWTMACARVPLYLKDLNVNPGYKSEWKPNIGQRNPTGIEFGEISRGSLLKIMAEFAQNVEQRLRPRQQYARFDAQFANNKYTRPYIYPKFGRNNIN, from the exons ATGGGACTATACTCTTGCTGTTTACTAGTCCTCACATGGACGATGGCCTGTGCTAGAGTGCCGTTATATTTGAAAGATCTAAATGTTAACCCAGGGTATAAATCAG AATGGAAACCGAACATCGGCCAACGGAACCCGACAGGCATAGAGTTCGGTGAGATTTCCCGCGGCTCGCTGCTGAAAATAATGGCAGAATTCGCGCAGAACGTGGAGCAGCGGCTGCGCCCGCGCCAGCAGTACGCGCGCTTCGACGCGCAATTCGCCAACAACAAGTACACCCGGCCCTACATATACCCAAAGTTCGGCAGAAACAACATAAACTAG
- the LOC134793507 gene encoding aminoacylase-1-like, which translates to MDSWENDEAIQRFREYLRIPSVHPDVNYDECVEFLKRQASELQLPVAVHELIPGKPVVVITWEGKEPQLPAILLNSHMDVVPVYEEFWTHPPFEAKISEDGYIYARGTQDMKSVGMFHLEAVRRLKTAGVRLKRTVHVSFVPDEEIGGEHGMQAFAQSEQFRALNVGFGLDESSPAISTKVIRAFNGEKTNRQLKVTCRGNPGHGSLLLSNTAGEKLHYILDKFMKYRAGEVEKQAQGTWIGDLVSINLTQIEGGVQINVVPDSLTVYFDIRIPPTLDHDAFDDMIRKWCTEAGEDVTFEYIRDNAPVKITNIDESNQFWTALLCAVKEMGFDILCNVCPGTTDARFVRQQGVPVINFSPILNSPILLHAHDERIHVDVFRQGIHIMEKVVEAVASI; encoded by the exons ACGAGTGTGTGGAATTTCTGAAACGCCAAGCCAGTGAGCTGCAGCTGCCCGTGGCAGTCCATGAATTAATACCGGGGAAGCCCGTCGTGGTCATCACCTGGGAGGGCAAGGAACCACAGCTCCCGGCCATACTGCTTAACTCACATATGGACGTCGTGCCTGTTTATGAG GAGTTCTGGACACATCCACCCTTCGAAGCTAAAATATCTGAAGACGGCTACATTTACGCTCGCGGCACTCAGGATATGAAGAGTGTCGGAATGTTCCACTTAGAGGCTGTGAGAAGACTGAAGACGGCTGGTGTCAGATTGAAGAGAACTGTCCATGTGTCCTTTGTTCCCG aCGAAGAGATTGGTGGAGAGCATGGGATGCAAGCGTTTGCTCAGTCTGAGCAGTTCAGGGCCTTGAACGTGGGCTTTGGACTCGACGAAAGCTCTCCTGCTATAAGCACGAAGGTCATTAGGGCTTTTAATGGAGAAAAAACTAACCGAC AGCTAAAAGTGACTTGCAGAGGAAACCCCGGACACGGTTCTTTGCTTTTGTCTAACACAGCAGGGGAAAAG ctTCATTACATATTGGACAAATTTATGAAATACAGGGCAGGAGAAGTGGAAAAACAAGCCCAAGGCACGTGGATTGGCGACTTGGTCTCAATCAATTTAACACAGATCGAG GGCGGCGTTCAAATCAACGTGGTACCAGACAGCCTTACTGTCTATTTTGACATCAGGATACCGCCAACACTTGATCACGATGCTTTTGATGACATG ATCAGGAAATGGTGTACTGAAGCAGGTGAAGATGTGACATTCGAGTACATTAGGGATAATGCCCCAGTTAAGATCACAAATATCGACGAGAGCAATCAGTTTTGGACAGCTCTTCTCTGTGCAGTTAAAGAAAT GGGCTTCGACATCCTCTGCAACGTATGCCCCGGCACCACGGACGCGCGCTTCGTGCGCCAGCAGGGCGTACCTGTCATCAACTTCTCGCCGATACTTAACTCTCCCATTTTGCTCCATGCCCATGATGAGAGGATCCATGTTGATGTGTTCCGGCAAGGGATTCATATTATGGAGAAGGTGGTAGAAGCTGTTGCTAGCATTTAG